A genomic stretch from Pseudomonas sp. MUP55 includes:
- a CDS encoding twin-arginine translocation pathway signal protein: MNPSLTDPPALSRRGVLKIGLCASAFLATAGLGASLSGCSSSTPANGFTLLRSSDLPFLRAVIPVLLEGAASAQAVSAGIEDTLKKLDYSLQHLSPEMFKLTQQLFDVLGMGITRGPLTGIWGSWENASSEQIRNFLHRWENSYLNLLRMGQGSLLKLVIMAWYFRAESWAHCGYPGPPKI, encoded by the coding sequence ATGAACCCCAGCCTGACTGATCCACCCGCGCTGTCGCGGCGCGGCGTCTTGAAAATCGGCCTGTGCGCCAGCGCCTTCCTGGCGACCGCCGGGCTCGGCGCCAGCCTCAGCGGTTGCTCCAGCAGCACGCCGGCCAACGGCTTTACGCTGTTGCGCAGCAGTGACTTGCCATTCCTGCGCGCAGTTATCCCCGTACTGCTGGAAGGCGCCGCCAGCGCCCAGGCCGTGAGCGCCGGGATTGAAGACACCCTGAAAAAGCTCGACTACAGCCTGCAGCACCTGTCGCCGGAGATGTTCAAGCTTACCCAGCAATTGTTCGATGTGCTCGGCATGGGCATTACCCGAGGCCCATTGACCGGTATCTGGGGCAGCTGGGAAAACGCCAGCAGCGAGCAGATCCGCAACTTCCTGCACCGCTGGGAGAACAGCTACCTGAACCTGCTGCGCATGGGCCAGGGCTCGCTGCTCAAGCTGGTGATCATGGCCTGGTACTTCCGGGCCGAGTCCTGGGCTCATTGCGGCTACCCCGGCCCGCCGAAGATCTGA
- a CDS encoding GMC family oxidoreductase, with the protein MPVPDLFRDGLARGWKTHNGAALDNDLTLEADVAIIGSGAGGGTTAEILSAAGYKVLLIEEGPLKTSSDFKLLEDEAYASLYQEGIGRMSKDGAITILQGRAVGGTTLINWTSSFRTPDATLAHWASEYAVKGHSSAEMAPWFESMEQRLGIAPWALPPNANNDVIRKGCEKLGYSWHVIPRNVRGCFNLGYCGMGCPVNAKQSMLVTTIPSTLEKGGELLYLARAERLKYSGDTISSLECVAMDERCVAPTGRKITVKARHYVLAGGGINSPALLMRSDAPDPHSRLGKRTFLHLVNFSAGLFDEVINPFYGAPQSIYSDHFQWLDGTTGKMSYKLEAPPLHPGLASTLFGGYGAQNALDMSRLPHTHAMLALLRDGFHPDSPGGAVELRGDGTPVLDYQVSPYAWDGLRRAFHSMAEIQFAAGAKSVKPLHHDARYVNSLAEARSVIDGLNLELHRTTLGSAHVMGGCAMGEDPKNAVADSLGRHHQLRNLSIHDGSLFPTSIGANPQLSVYGLTAQLASALCERLKTA; encoded by the coding sequence ATGCCCGTACCCGATCTGTTCCGCGATGGCCTGGCCCGTGGCTGGAAAACCCACAACGGCGCCGCCCTCGACAACGACCTGACCCTGGAAGCCGACGTGGCCATCATCGGCAGCGGCGCCGGTGGCGGCACCACGGCAGAAATCCTCAGCGCCGCTGGCTACAAGGTGCTGCTGATCGAAGAAGGCCCGCTCAAGACCAGCAGTGACTTCAAGCTGCTGGAAGACGAAGCCTATGCCAGCCTGTACCAGGAAGGCATCGGGCGCATGAGCAAGGACGGCGCGATTACCATCCTGCAGGGCCGGGCAGTGGGCGGCACCACGCTGATCAACTGGACCTCCAGCTTCCGCACGCCGGACGCCACCCTCGCCCACTGGGCCAGTGAATACGCGGTGAAGGGCCATAGCAGCGCCGAAATGGCGCCGTGGTTCGAGAGCATGGAACAGCGCCTGGGCATCGCGCCATGGGCCCTGCCGCCCAATGCCAACAACGATGTGATCCGCAAAGGCTGCGAAAAGCTCGGCTACAGCTGGCACGTGATCCCGCGCAATGTGCGCGGTTGCTTCAACCTGGGCTATTGCGGCATGGGCTGCCCGGTCAACGCCAAGCAATCGATGCTGGTAACCACCATCCCCTCCACCCTGGAAAAAGGCGGCGAACTGCTCTACCTGGCCCGTGCCGAGCGCCTCAAGTACAGCGGCGACACGATCAGCAGCCTGGAATGCGTGGCCATGGATGAGCGCTGCGTGGCGCCTACCGGGCGCAAGATCACCGTGAAGGCCAGGCATTACGTACTCGCGGGCGGCGGCATCAACAGCCCGGCACTGCTGATGCGCTCGGACGCACCGGACCCGCATTCACGCCTGGGCAAGCGCACCTTCCTGCATTTGGTGAATTTCTCCGCGGGGTTGTTCGACGAGGTCATCAACCCGTTCTACGGGGCGCCGCAGTCGATCTATTCCGACCACTTCCAGTGGCTGGACGGCACCACCGGTAAAATGTCCTACAAGCTCGAAGCGCCGCCCTTGCATCCAGGGCTGGCAAGCACCCTGTTTGGCGGCTACGGCGCGCAGAACGCCCTGGACATGAGCCGATTGCCCCATACCCACGCCATGCTCGCGCTGTTGCGCGACGGTTTTCACCCCGACAGCCCTGGCGGCGCCGTGGAATTGCGCGGTGACGGTACGCCGGTGCTCGACTACCAGGTTTCGCCCTACGCCTGGGACGGCCTGCGCCGGGCCTTTCACAGCATGGCCGAGATCCAGTTCGCGGCGGGCGCCAAATCGGTCAAGCCGCTGCATCACGACGCCCGGTACGTGAACAGCCTGGCAGAGGCACGTAGCGTGATTGACGGTTTGAACCTCGAGTTGCACCGAACCACCCTGGGCAGCGCCCATGTGATGGGCGGTTGCGCGATGGGTGAAGACCCGAAAAACGCGGTGGCCGACAGCCTCGGTCGCCATCACCAACTGCGTAACCTGTCGATCCATGACGGCTCGCTGTTTCCCACCAGCATTGGGGCAAACCCCCAGTTGTCGGTGTATGGATTGACCGCCCAACTGGCGTCAGCCTTGTGCGAACGTCTGAAAACAGCGTGA
- the coaD gene encoding pantetheine-phosphate adenylyltransferase encodes MNRVLYPGTFDPITKGHGDLVERASRLFDHVIIAVAASPKKNPLFPLEQRVELAREVTKHLPNVEVVGFSTLLAHFAKEQNANVFLRGLRAVSDFEYEFQLANMNRQLAPDVESLFLTPSERYSFISSTLVREIAALGGDITKFVHPAVADALTLRFKK; translated from the coding sequence ATGAACCGAGTGTTGTACCCAGGAACCTTCGACCCGATTACCAAAGGCCATGGCGATCTGGTCGAACGCGCCTCTCGCCTGTTCGACCACGTGATCATCGCGGTTGCCGCCAGCCCGAAGAAAAACCCGCTGTTCCCGCTGGAACAACGCGTGGAACTGGCGCGTGAGGTCACCAAGCACCTGCCTAACGTGGAAGTGGTGGGCTTTTCGACACTGCTGGCGCACTTTGCCAAGGAGCAGAACGCCAATGTGTTCCTGCGTGGCCTGCGCGCGGTGTCGGATTTCGAATACGAATTCCAGCTGGCCAACATGAACCGCCAACTGGCGCCGGACGTGGAAAGCCTGTTCCTCACGCCGTCGGAACGTTATTCGTTCATTTCTTCGACGTTGGTCCGAGAAATCGCGGCTTTAGGCGGAGATATCACCAAGTTCGTGCATCCAGCCGTTGCCGACGCACTGACGCTTCGCTTCAAGAAGTAA
- a CDS encoding YfhL family 4Fe-4S dicluster ferredoxin, with product MSLIITDDCINCDVCEPECPNAAISQGEEIYVIDPNLCTQCVGHYDEPQCQQVCPVDCIPLDEAHPETQAQLMEKYRKITGKA from the coding sequence ATGTCCCTGATCATCACCGACGATTGCATCAATTGCGACGTCTGCGAACCCGAGTGCCCGAACGCTGCGATTTCCCAGGGTGAAGAGATCTACGTGATCGACCCCAACCTGTGCACCCAGTGTGTCGGCCACTACGACGAACCCCAGTGTCAGCAGGTGTGCCCGGTGGATTGCATTCCGCTGGATGAAGCCCATCCTGAGACGCAAGCGCAGTTGATGGAGAAGTACCGGAAGATTACCGGGAAAGCCTGA
- the mutM gene encoding bifunctional DNA-formamidopyrimidine glycosylase/DNA-(apurinic or apyrimidinic site) lyase — protein MPELPEVETTRRGIAPHLEGQRVSRVVVRERRLRWPIPEDLDVRLSGQRIVLVERRAKYLLINAEVGTLISHLGMSGNLRLVEVGMPAAKHEHVDIELESGLALRYTDPRRFGAMLWSQDPHNHELLIRLGPEPLTELFDGERLFQLSRGRSMAVKPFIMDNAVVVGVGNIYATEALFAAGIDPRRAAGGISRARYLKLSVEIKRVLAAAIERGGTTLRDFIGGDGQPGYFQQELFVYGRGGQACKVCGTELRNVVLGQRASVFCPRCQS, from the coding sequence ATGCCTGAGTTACCAGAAGTCGAAACCACCCGGCGCGGGATTGCCCCGCACCTGGAGGGCCAGCGCGTCAGCCGTGTGGTGGTGCGTGAGCGCCGCCTGCGCTGGCCAATCCCGGAAGACCTCGATGTGCGCCTGTCCGGGCAGCGCATCGTGCTGGTGGAGCGGCGCGCCAAGTACCTGTTGATCAACGCCGAAGTGGGCACCTTGATCAGCCACCTGGGCATGTCGGGCAACCTGCGCCTGGTGGAAGTCGGCATGCCGGCGGCCAAGCATGAGCACGTGGATATCGAGCTTGAGTCCGGTCTTGCCCTGCGCTACACCGACCCTCGGCGTTTTGGCGCGATGCTCTGGAGCCAGGACCCGCACAACCACGAGCTGCTGATTCGCCTGGGGCCGGAGCCGTTGACCGAGCTGTTCGATGGCGAGCGGCTGTTTCAACTGTCACGGGGCCGGTCGATGGCGGTCAAGCCGTTCATCATGGACAACGCGGTGGTGGTGGGCGTGGGCAATATCTATGCGACGGAAGCGCTGTTTGCGGCGGGGATCGATCCGCGTCGTGCGGCCGGCGGCATCTCCCGTGCGCGTTATTTGAAGCTGTCGGTCGAGATCAAGCGCGTGCTGGCGGCTGCCATCGAGCGCGGCGGTACCACGTTGCGCGACTTTATTGGTGGTGACGGGCAGCCGGGGTATTTCCAGCAGGAACTGTTCGTCTACGGCCGTGGGGGCCAGGCGTGCAAGGTGTGCGGGACCGAGTTGCGCAATGTGGTGCTGGGGCAGCGGGCGAGTGTGTTTTGCCCCAGGTGCCAGAGCTGA
- a CDS encoding HDOD domain-containing protein, with the protein MPPQPQIMVDLQMEQYMPDPDLEVIARLIAQDPGLSGALLKIVNSPYYGLSNKIASIQRAVNLLGSRSVINLINALSIKGEMSDDTIVTLNRFWDTAQDVAMTCLTLAKRTGSQAVDEAYALGLFHDCGVPLMLKRFPNYMTVLEQAYANAGADCRVVDTENNAFNTNHAVVGYYTAKSWRLPEHVTDAIANHHNALAIFSDETSRNPVLKNLLAILKMAEHICSSYRVLGNQSIDREWDAIGHLVLDYVGLSDYDFESMKLSIRELGAH; encoded by the coding sequence GTGCCGCCCCAGCCGCAAATCATGGTGGATTTGCAGATGGAGCAGTACATGCCCGACCCGGACCTGGAGGTGATCGCCCGGCTGATCGCCCAGGACCCGGGCTTGTCCGGTGCGTTGCTGAAAATCGTCAACTCGCCGTATTACGGCCTGAGCAACAAGATCGCCTCGATCCAGCGTGCGGTGAACCTGCTGGGCAGCCGCTCGGTGATCAACCTGATCAATGCGTTGTCGATCAAGGGCGAGATGAGCGACGACACCATCGTCACGCTCAACCGCTTTTGGGACACCGCCCAGGATGTGGCCATGACCTGCCTCACCCTGGCCAAGCGCACCGGCTCCCAGGCAGTTGACGAAGCCTATGCCCTGGGCCTGTTCCATGATTGTGGCGTACCGCTGATGCTCAAGCGGTTCCCGAATTACATGACGGTCCTGGAGCAGGCCTACGCCAATGCCGGCGCGGATTGCCGGGTGGTCGACACCGAGAACAACGCGTTCAACACCAACCATGCGGTGGTGGGCTACTACACCGCCAAGTCCTGGCGCCTGCCGGAGCATGTGACCGACGCCATCGCCAATCACCACAACGCCCTGGCGATTTTCAGCGATGAGACGTCGCGCAACCCGGTGCTTAAAAACCTGCTGGCGATCCTCAAAATGGCCGAGCACATCTGTTCGTCCTATCGGGTGCTGGGCAACCAGAGCATCGACCGTGAATGGGATGCGATCGGCCACCTGGTGCTGGATTACGTGGGCCTGTCGGACTACGACTTCGAAAGCATGAAGTTGTCGATCCGCGAATTGGGCGCGCACTGA
- a CDS encoding class I SAM-dependent rRNA methyltransferase translates to MSLPSLRLKANADRRLRNGHLWVYSNEIDVAATPLHGFQAGDQAILEAAGGKTLGIVAMSPNNLICARLLSRDIKLPLDKSLLVHRLNVALSLRDRLFDKPFYRLVYGDSDLLPGLVVDRFGDILVVQIASATMEAHKEDVIAALTQVLKPSGILFKNDSAARDAEGLNRYVETVFGLVPEWVALEENGVKFEAPVIQGQKTGWFYDHRMNRARLAPYAKGKRVLDLYSYIGGWGVQAAAFGASEVFCVDASAFALDGVERNAALNGVAEKMTCIEGDVFEALKELKASEERFDVIVADPPAFIKRKKDMKNGEGAYRRLNEQAMRLLSKDGILVSASCSMHLPEDDLQNILLTSARHLDRNIQMLERGGQGPDHPVHPAIVETRYIKSITCRLLPNS, encoded by the coding sequence ATGTCCCTGCCAAGCCTGCGTCTCAAAGCCAACGCCGATCGTCGTTTGCGCAACGGCCACCTGTGGGTCTACAGCAACGAAATCGACGTGGCCGCCACCCCACTCCACGGCTTCCAGGCAGGTGACCAGGCTATCCTGGAAGCGGCCGGCGGCAAGACCCTGGGCATCGTGGCCATGAGCCCGAACAACCTGATCTGCGCCCGCCTGCTGTCGCGCGACATCAAGTTGCCGCTGGACAAATCGCTGCTGGTGCACCGCCTCAACGTGGCCCTGTCCCTGCGCGATCGCCTGTTCGACAAGCCCTTCTACCGCCTGGTCTACGGCGATTCCGACCTGCTGCCGGGCCTGGTGGTCGACCGTTTCGGCGACATCCTCGTCGTGCAGATCGCCTCGGCAACCATGGAAGCCCATAAGGAAGACGTGATCGCCGCGCTGACCCAAGTGCTCAAGCCGAGCGGCATCCTGTTCAAGAACGACTCCGCCGCGCGCGACGCCGAAGGCCTCAACCGCTACGTCGAAACCGTATTCGGCCTGGTGCCGGAGTGGGTGGCGCTGGAAGAAAACGGTGTGAAATTCGAAGCCCCGGTGATCCAGGGCCAGAAAACCGGCTGGTTCTACGACCACCGCATGAACCGCGCCCGCCTGGCGCCGTATGCCAAGGGCAAGCGCGTCCTCGACCTGTACAGCTACATCGGCGGCTGGGGCGTACAAGCCGCCGCATTCGGCGCCAGTGAAGTGTTCTGCGTCGACGCCTCCGCCTTCGCCCTCGATGGCGTCGAGCGCAACGCTGCGCTGAACGGCGTCGCCGAGAAAATGACCTGCATCGAAGGCGATGTGTTCGAAGCGCTCAAGGAACTCAAGGCCAGCGAAGAACGCTTCGACGTAATCGTCGCCGACCCACCGGCCTTCATCAAACGCAAGAAAGACATGAAGAACGGCGAAGGCGCCTACCGCCGCCTGAACGAGCAAGCCATGCGCCTGCTCAGCAAGGACGGCATCCTGGTCAGCGCCTCGTGCTCCATGCACCTGCCCGAAGACGACCTGCAAAACATCCTCCTGACCAGCGCCCGCCACTTGGACCGCAACATCCAGATGCTCGAACGCGGCGGCCAGGGCCCGGACCACCCGGTGCACCCGGCGATCGTCGAGACGCGGTATATAAAGAGCATTACGTGCCGGTTGTTGCCCAATAGCTAA
- a CDS encoding REP-associated tyrosine transposase gives MSTQQNAHRLRTGRYSESGRIYLITAVTHQRQSIFQNWRIGRLLVSEFRKAQEEGEATSLAWVVMPDHFHWLVELHNGDLPRLMRITKSRSARAINSARCSYGTLWQKGYFDRALRREEDLKAMARYIVANPLRAGLVEHIGQYPLWDAIWL, from the coding sequence ATGTCCACCCAGCAAAATGCTCATCGGCTGCGCACTGGGCGCTATTCAGAATCGGGTCGTATCTACCTGATTACCGCGGTTACCCATCAACGGCAGTCAATTTTTCAGAACTGGCGCATTGGTCGTCTGCTTGTCAGCGAATTCAGAAAAGCTCAGGAAGAGGGTGAGGCGACTTCGCTGGCTTGGGTGGTCATGCCTGACCATTTCCACTGGCTGGTGGAGTTGCACAATGGCGACTTGCCCAGACTGATGCGAATCACCAAGTCGCGAAGTGCCCGCGCGATCAACAGTGCGAGATGCTCTTACGGGACGCTTTGGCAGAAAGGCTATTTCGACCGGGCGCTACGTCGGGAAGAGGACTTGAAGGCAATGGCCCGCTATATCGTGGCCAATCCCTTGCGTGCAGGTTTGGTCGAGCACATTGGCCAATACCCGCTATGGGACGCCATTTGGTTGTGA